The Pueribacillus theae genome includes the window TTAGCTGGAGACCCGAATGGAAAAATTGTTCGCTCATATCCTTTCGTTCCAGGTATTGACTTGGGAGGAGTAGTCGTCACTTCAAAAGATCCAAACTTCCGTGAAGGGGACGAAGTCATTGTTACGAGCTATGAATTGGGCGTATCACATTTCGGAGGATTTAGTGAGTACGCGCGAGTGCCTTCTGATTGGGTTGTACCGCTGCCAAAGGGTTTAAGCTTGAAAGAATCAATGGTCTTTGGAACAGCAGGTTTTACTGCAGGTCTGTCGATTCAAGGTTTAGAGGAACATGGTGTTAATCCGGATAAAGGGTCTGTTCTTGTGACAGGTGCAACCGGAGGAGTTGGAAGCATGGCGGTTGCCATGTTAGCAAAACGGGGCTTTCATGTTGTAGCAAGTACAGGTAAAGAATCCGAACATGATTACTTAAAGAAACTCGGTGCGGCTGAAGTGATTTCGCGTGCAGATGTGTCTCCTGAAAAGGTTCGTCCGTTAGACAAGCAGCGTTGGGCAGGAGCAGTTGATCCAGTAGGAGGAAACACCCTTTCCTATGTGCTTAGTACGACAAAATATGGAGGCGCGGTTGCGGTTAGCGGGCTTACTGGAGGTGCTAAAGTTGCAACCACTGTTCACCCATTTATTCTCCGCGGAGTGACACTCATTGGCATCGATTCGGTCTATTGCCCAATGGAGAAGAGAAGGAGTTTGTGGGAGCAATTAGCGGCAAACTTAAAACCTGATAACTTATTGGATTATATTTCAAGTGAAGTAACACTTGAACAATTGCCTTCAACATTGCCTGAAATACTGAAAGGGAAAATTCGTGGAAGAACAATTGTTAATTTGGACTAATAGATACCTCTAAAAGAAAGTAGGGTTCATATAGCTCTTTGATTTTTGAAACTTTAGAAATGGGGGATTGATATGGCGAGATTTGATGGGAGAGTAGCGATTGTTACGGGATCAAGTCGTGGAATTGGAAAAGAAATTGCAACGAAATTTGCCGAAGAAGGTGCAAAGGTCGCTCTCCTCGATATTAATGAAACCGCATTAGAGGAAACAGCAAAAGAGTTTCGTGACAAAGGCTATGAAGCGATAATAAAAATCACAAATGTTGCTGATTCTGCACAAGTGGATAAGGCTGTTGAATCAGTCGTTGATCAATTTGGTAAAGTCGATATTTTAGTCAACAATGCAGGTGTTATTCGCGACAATTTATTGTTCAAAATGACAGACGACGATTGGCAAACAGTGATGGATGTGCATTTGAAAGGTTCGTTTAATTGTGCCCGCGCTGTTCAAAAATATATGGTGGAAAACAAATATGGTCGAATCGTTAACATTTCTTCAGGCTCTGCACTGGGAAATCGCGGACAGGCGAATTATGCCGCGGCAAAAGCTGGTTTGCAAGGCTTTACAAAAACACTGGCAATTGAGCTAGGAAAATACGGGATTACA containing:
- a CDS encoding NADPH:quinone oxidoreductase family protein, which produces MNSFRALVVDKTEDRFTVDIKNLSLEDLPDGDVLIKVKYSSVNYKDGLAGDPNGKIVRSYPFVPGIDLGGVVVTSKDPNFREGDEVIVTSYELGVSHFGGFSEYARVPSDWVVPLPKGLSLKESMVFGTAGFTAGLSIQGLEEHGVNPDKGSVLVTGATGGVGSMAVAMLAKRGFHVVASTGKESEHDYLKKLGAAEVISRADVSPEKVRPLDKQRWAGAVDPVGGNTLSYVLSTTKYGGAVAVSGLTGGAKVATTVHPFILRGVTLIGIDSVYCPMEKRRSLWEQLAANLKPDNLLDYISSEVTLEQLPSTLPEILKGKIRGRTIVNLD
- a CDS encoding SDR family NAD(P)-dependent oxidoreductase; the protein is MARFDGRVAIVTGSSRGIGKEIATKFAEEGAKVALLDINETALEETAKEFRDKGYEAIIKITNVADSAQVDKAVESVVDQFGKVDILVNNAGVIRDNLLFKMTDDDWQTVMDVHLKGSFNCARAVQKYMVENKYGRIVNISSGSALGNRGQANYAAAKAGLQGFTKTLAIELGKYGITTNSVAPGFIETDMTKATAERIGISFESFVNNIVSTIPVGRSGKPADIANAVAFFCDSASSFVNGQVIYVAGGPLN